The Saxibacter everestensis genome has a window encoding:
- a CDS encoding type II toxin-antitoxin system VapC family toxin → MRVYVDSSALLKRVFLEPESDALNLQLRNYSQEGAALITSSLAWVEVSRAIRTARAGTAKMADSADLVETALSGMLEKPITAEVVSLARRLNPPVLRSLDALHLASAILVDADALIAYDQRLIAASMANDLRAVVPTEAGAR, encoded by the coding sequence ATGCGGGTGTATGTCGACAGCAGCGCATTGCTCAAACGAGTCTTTCTCGAACCCGAGTCAGACGCGCTAAATCTGCAGCTGAGGAACTACTCGCAGGAGGGCGCTGCGCTGATCACTTCGTCGCTCGCCTGGGTCGAAGTCTCAAGGGCTATCCGCACAGCACGCGCTGGCACAGCGAAGATGGCCGATTCTGCTGATTTGGTTGAAACAGCGCTATCGGGAATGCTCGAGAAGCCGATCACAGCGGAGGTAGTCTCCCTCGCCCGTAGGCTCAACCCTCCGGTGCTGCGCAGTCTGGATGCACTACACCTGGCCTCGGCGATCCTGGTTGACGCAGACGCACTGATTGCCTACGACCAGAGACTGATCGCAGCCTCAATGGCAAACGACCTCAGGGCGGTGGTGCCGACCGAGGCCGGCGCTCGTTGA
- a CDS encoding VOC family protein has product MDALSSRILIRPTDPERSRVFYRDQLGLAIYREFGDRNDPALVFFLGNGLLEVSGRGESASGRESAVSANLALWVQVRDVAAEHRRLRDAGVEIVRPPKLEAWGLVEMWVSDPDGLRIVLVEVPDDHPLRRDQR; this is encoded by the coding sequence GTGGATGCCCTGAGTAGCCGGATTCTGATCCGGCCGACCGATCCGGAGCGCAGCCGGGTTTTCTACCGGGACCAACTCGGCCTGGCGATCTACCGCGAATTCGGTGACCGGAACGATCCGGCTCTGGTGTTCTTCCTCGGCAACGGGCTGCTCGAGGTCTCGGGGCGCGGCGAAAGCGCGTCGGGGCGCGAAAGCGCCGTGTCAGCAAATCTCGCGCTCTGGGTGCAGGTCAGGGACGTTGCAGCCGAACACCGGCGGCTTCGCGACGCCGGAGTCGAGATAGTCCGGCCACCGAAGCTTGAGGCGTGGGGCCTGGTCGAAATGTGGGTCAGCGACCCCGACGGTCTGCGGATCGTGCTGGTCGAAGTTCCGGACGACCACCCACTTCGCCGGGACCAGAGATAA
- a CDS encoding ribbon-helix-helix protein, CopG family — MATNLRLRPDAEEALRARAAASGESQQELIRQAVDRYLGLREAAAPESPVEVAMTVLGVLPARTKFRELDELVRLPEGTNTVDLLERDERF, encoded by the coding sequence ATGGCTACGAATTTGCGTTTGCGCCCAGACGCTGAAGAGGCACTCAGGGCGAGGGCTGCGGCCAGCGGAGAGTCCCAACAGGAACTGATTCGCCAGGCAGTTGATCGCTACCTGGGTCTACGCGAAGCTGCTGCGCCTGAAAGCCCGGTGGAAGTGGCGATGACTGTTCTCGGAGTGCTGCCCGCACGCACAAAATTTCGTGAACTCGATGAGCTTGTCCGCCTTCCCGAAGGTACGAACACCGTCGACCTTCTCGAGCGCGACGAGCGCTTCTAA
- a CDS encoding DUF2254 domain-containing protein: MKRFRIGHYLKTSLWFLPLLFVLGGVILSLIATAIDNGSLIPQSITGDPTAAMQILYLIAFAMLTLTGLLLSLLVVAVQLAMGTFSPRIVRQILQDRPSQSAIGLFAATFAFAMLAMRKVRTTADGGSVPGLAVLIAIVLVVGCIGTLIWYLNHIAQSLRVAALTGWVSEDTMKSLDRVYPDHGPQQPLDPSLITTPHSGVVFEVDHDRLVDLARKSGCRLELLWAVGDFVPTGAALVRVAGEPAVLSARAVTASIAIGPERTLNQDVAYGLRMLVDIAIRSLSSGPFEDPTTTVQAIDRLHDIMRQLARRPLHSGEHHDADGTLRLLAPTMQWGGYVRLAFDELRQAGAASPQVVRRLRSALDDLLTVVPEERRPDLEHQLELLGDLSSAAAPTKADRRMTQVPDPSGLGSAADLLTPTSKQQ; the protein is encoded by the coding sequence ATGAAACGTTTCCGAATAGGGCACTACCTGAAAACCAGCTTGTGGTTCCTGCCACTGTTGTTCGTCCTAGGCGGGGTCATCCTTTCGCTGATCGCGACCGCCATAGACAACGGCAGCCTGATCCCGCAGAGCATCACCGGCGATCCGACCGCCGCAATGCAGATTCTCTATCTGATCGCTTTCGCCATGCTGACCCTGACCGGCCTACTGCTGTCCCTGCTCGTGGTTGCCGTGCAACTAGCGATGGGAACGTTCTCGCCGCGGATCGTCCGGCAGATCCTCCAGGACCGGCCGAGCCAATCGGCCATCGGGCTCTTCGCTGCAACCTTCGCATTCGCAATGCTGGCGATGCGAAAAGTCCGAACTACCGCGGATGGTGGATCGGTGCCCGGACTCGCAGTTCTGATTGCCATCGTCTTGGTCGTCGGCTGCATCGGGACACTGATCTGGTACCTCAACCACATCGCGCAATCACTGCGCGTCGCGGCGCTGACAGGATGGGTGTCCGAGGACACGATGAAGTCACTTGATCGCGTATACCCGGATCACGGGCCTCAGCAACCCCTCGATCCCAGCTTGATCACCACCCCGCACAGCGGAGTCGTGTTCGAGGTGGACCACGATCGTCTGGTGGATCTCGCCAGAAAATCAGGCTGTCGACTGGAGCTGCTGTGGGCCGTCGGGGATTTCGTGCCCACCGGGGCGGCTCTCGTCCGCGTCGCCGGCGAACCGGCCGTTCTCTCAGCCAGGGCGGTTACCGCGTCGATAGCGATCGGCCCCGAGCGCACCTTGAATCAGGACGTCGCCTATGGCCTCCGCATGCTGGTCGACATCGCCATCCGTTCACTGTCGTCCGGACCGTTCGAGGATCCGACGACAACCGTGCAGGCCATTGACCGGCTGCACGACATCATGCGCCAGCTGGCCCGCCGCCCGCTGCACTCCGGTGAGCACCACGACGCAGACGGCACGCTCCGGTTGCTGGCGCCAACGATGCAATGGGGCGGATACGTCCGGCTCGCATTCGACGAGCTCCGGCAGGCCGGTGCTGCGTCACCACAGGTGGTCCGGCGTCTGCGTTCCGCGCTCGACGATCTGCTAACCGTTGTGCCCGAGGAACGCCGACCTGACCTGGAGCACCAATTGGAGCTGTTGGGAGACCTGTCTTCGGCAGCCGCCCCGACGAAAGCCGATCGTCGGATGACGCAGGTACCCGACCCTTCCGGACTTGGGTCCGCCGCCGATCTGCTGACCCCTACCTCGAAGCAGCAGTAA
- a CDS encoding Gfo/Idh/MocA family protein has protein sequence MLTRVAIVGAGSVARRHAEVLAGLGNVDVVAVADPVPEAAQKLALDCDAPWFGSADEALDSVDADAVYICVPPFAHGPGEDAALSRGLPIFVEKPLAADLHTAERLAARVESAGLVTGTGYHWRCMDTMAQARDLLSEAPALMASGYWLDKRPPVPWWGRLDRSGGQVVEQLTHVLDVARVLLGEAVDVSAMGVPSETGDPGDVDEGTVATVKFTSGAVAAFTATSLLAAKHRAALHTVSRGLVLEVSEESLIVDDGKSRREQYPAEDPRITVDREFVAAVRGEREGTRAPYADVLRTHRLACAVAESAATGRRVTVQP, from the coding sequence ATGCTGACTCGAGTTGCCATCGTGGGAGCCGGGTCGGTCGCGAGGCGGCATGCCGAGGTGCTCGCTGGACTTGGAAACGTGGACGTGGTCGCAGTCGCGGATCCGGTTCCGGAGGCGGCGCAAAAGCTGGCATTGGACTGCGACGCACCGTGGTTCGGCTCCGCCGACGAGGCACTCGACTCGGTGGACGCGGACGCCGTCTATATCTGCGTTCCGCCATTTGCGCACGGCCCGGGGGAGGATGCGGCATTGAGCCGGGGCCTGCCGATCTTCGTAGAGAAACCACTCGCTGCGGATCTCCATACCGCCGAGCGTTTGGCCGCGCGCGTTGAGTCTGCAGGACTCGTGACCGGAACCGGGTATCACTGGCGCTGCATGGACACCATGGCGCAGGCACGCGATCTGCTCTCCGAGGCGCCCGCGCTGATGGCCTCCGGGTATTGGTTGGACAAACGTCCGCCGGTGCCGTGGTGGGGTCGGTTGGATCGGTCCGGTGGTCAGGTGGTGGAACAGCTGACCCACGTACTGGATGTGGCGCGGGTGCTTCTCGGCGAAGCCGTGGACGTCTCAGCTATGGGCGTGCCGTCCGAGACTGGCGACCCCGGTGACGTGGACGAGGGCACGGTGGCGACGGTGAAATTCACCTCGGGCGCAGTCGCTGCCTTCACCGCTACCTCTTTGCTTGCTGCCAAGCATCGCGCCGCGTTGCACACGGTGAGCCGGGGCCTGGTGCTGGAGGTTTCCGAGGAATCGCTGATTGTGGATGACGGCAAGAGCCGACGGGAACAATACCCGGCGGAGGATCCACGAATCACGGTTGATCGCGAGTTCGTGGCGGCGGTCAGGGGTGAACGCGAGGGCACCCGCGCTCCCTATGCGGATGTCTTGCGCACCCACAGGCTTGCCTGCGCAGTCGCCGAGTCCGCGGCAACCGGACGCAGGGTCACGGTGCAGCCATGA
- a CDS encoding MBL fold metallo-hydrolase, which produces MSCFICATCGVQFPPSVKPPAECPVCEDARQYVPVAGQRWTTLEELRAGHRSEIRLDAGLTGIAAAPRFAIGQRALLVPHGDRVLMWDCQTLIDDDGIAAVKAAGGLSAIAISHPHYYSTMVEWAHIFDCPVLLHADDSRWIMRPDPAIELWDGEERDLGDGLTLLRLGGHFAGGTALHVERDAGTLLSGDIVQVIPDRNHVSFMYSYPNLIPLAEREVRTIADKLRPYRFERILGAWWDTLVPKDGDAIVQRSAERYIRALAGDYPPEN; this is translated from the coding sequence ATGTCCTGCTTCATCTGCGCAACCTGTGGCGTCCAGTTCCCTCCATCGGTCAAGCCTCCAGCCGAATGTCCGGTCTGTGAGGATGCCAGGCAGTACGTTCCGGTTGCCGGGCAGCGGTGGACCACCCTCGAGGAGTTGCGGGCCGGGCATCGCAGCGAGATCCGCCTGGACGCGGGTCTGACCGGGATTGCCGCAGCGCCGAGATTCGCCATCGGCCAGCGAGCGCTCCTGGTGCCTCATGGCGACCGGGTGCTGATGTGGGACTGTCAGACCCTGATCGACGATGACGGTATTGCCGCCGTCAAAGCCGCCGGCGGTCTCTCCGCAATCGCAATTTCGCATCCGCACTACTACTCGACCATGGTCGAATGGGCGCACATTTTCGATTGCCCGGTCCTGCTGCACGCCGACGACTCCCGCTGGATCATGCGTCCGGATCCCGCGATAGAACTGTGGGACGGCGAAGAACGCGATCTCGGCGACGGCCTCACCCTGCTGCGCCTCGGCGGACATTTCGCCGGCGGCACTGCCCTCCACGTGGAAAGGGACGCGGGCACTCTGCTGTCCGGCGACATCGTCCAGGTCATCCCCGACCGGAATCACGTGTCGTTCATGTACTCGTACCCGAACCTGATCCCGCTCGCCGAACGTGAGGTGCGCACCATCGCCGACAAGCTACGGCCGTACCGGTTCGAGCGGATCCTCGGCGCGTGGTGGGACACCCTGGTGCCTAAGGATGGCGACGCGATCGTGCAGCGCTCGGCCGAGCGCTACATCCGAGCGTTGGCCGGAGACTACCCGCCGGAAAATTAG
- a CDS encoding glycosyltransferase — protein MSLTVLMNAGPWLPVPPQGYGGIENVVATLVPELRKAGVRVVLATVGPSTLEADEYIRPLTEPRFSSIAAPYNQSSGIAHAHMQAVVAYLRDNPGIDLVHDHLEVVGPAVLSAMGEAAPPTLQTLHWDLGKHADFYSAFDGYGRIGFAAVSQSQLDRAPAALRAQTLGVVPLAVPPHQALDIERGEHAIVLARITRDKGQDVAARVCLRAGVPLILAGPVAGVNDPEELNRRVADGDTALASHPDVRFYFDHVAPLIDDDRVRWVGGVSGTAKERLLQSARLMLTPNQWAEPGATGVVEALARGVPVVGTPRGVLPALVEHGVTGFLAEEEDGLVHCVQSIDSIDPQACRAAAAPWQPQEMARQYIELYEKLLAGAQAPPRRSVQSGSARPQDEPLTTAEESSC, from the coding sequence ATGAGTTTGACCGTACTGATGAACGCCGGCCCGTGGTTGCCGGTGCCGCCGCAGGGATATGGCGGTATCGAGAACGTCGTGGCCACGCTGGTCCCGGAGCTGCGAAAAGCCGGCGTCCGGGTGGTCCTGGCCACGGTTGGTCCCAGCACGCTTGAGGCCGACGAGTACATTCGTCCCTTGACTGAGCCCCGGTTCAGTTCGATCGCCGCCCCGTACAACCAGTCGTCCGGGATTGCCCACGCTCATATGCAGGCGGTGGTCGCCTACCTGCGTGACAATCCCGGCATAGATCTAGTGCATGACCATCTCGAGGTCGTGGGTCCGGCGGTGTTATCGGCGATGGGGGAGGCCGCGCCGCCGACGTTGCAAACGCTGCACTGGGATCTGGGGAAGCATGCTGATTTCTACTCTGCTTTCGACGGCTATGGACGGATCGGATTCGCGGCGGTCTCCCAATCGCAATTGGACCGTGCGCCCGCTGCGTTACGAGCTCAGACTCTCGGGGTCGTTCCTCTCGCAGTTCCGCCACATCAGGCCCTGGACATCGAACGCGGCGAACACGCCATCGTGTTGGCCCGGATCACGCGCGACAAAGGGCAGGATGTCGCCGCTCGCGTTTGTTTGAGGGCCGGTGTCCCGTTGATTCTTGCCGGGCCGGTGGCCGGGGTGAACGATCCGGAAGAGTTGAATCGTCGGGTGGCAGACGGCGACACGGCGCTCGCCAGTCATCCGGACGTTCGCTTTTACTTCGACCACGTTGCTCCGCTTATCGATGACGACCGAGTCCGCTGGGTGGGTGGGGTGTCCGGGACGGCCAAGGAGCGCCTCCTGCAGTCCGCCCGGTTGATGCTGACCCCGAATCAATGGGCCGAACCAGGGGCGACCGGCGTCGTCGAAGCGCTCGCTCGTGGCGTGCCTGTGGTCGGAACGCCACGCGGAGTGCTGCCTGCCCTGGTCGAACACGGCGTGACCGGCTTCCTGGCCGAAGAGGAGGACGGTCTTGTCCACTGCGTACAGTCGATCGACAGCATCGATCCGCAGGCCTGCCGCGCCGCAGCAGCCCCATGGCAGCCGCAGGAAATGGCCCGGCAATATATCGAGCTGTACGAGAAGTTGTTGGCCGGAGCCCAGGCCCCGCCTCGGCGGTCCGTGCAGTCTGGCAGTGCGCGGCCACAGGACGAACCGTTGACTACCGCAGAGGAGAGTTCATGCTGA
- a CDS encoding zinc-binding dehydrogenase yields the protein MIRRNLVVHSPGQVELVEEVLPELPAGGVLLQTEATGLSAGTELTFVKGDHPALRSSLDPELGLFVATADGAGYPVRRLGYMEVARVAETRTDAFAVGDLVATSYGHATAHVADPRREHLVALPPDLDPLLGVYVAHVGPICANGLLHAAADANRGPVTSLSDGVDGRRVLVTGAGLIGLLTALFAAEHGAAEVAVVDADPRRREIATRLGLLALDVEPDPALTCKTRWRHGPGDHGADVVFQCRGRPEALSIALRAVRPQGTVIDLAFYTAAADVVWLGEEFHHNGLTLQSAQIGRVPRGLSATWDRHRLSTETIRLLRRRGSDIRKHLITDVRPLDEAPALLGDIAARRAHVLSAVFTVP from the coding sequence ATGATCCGCAGGAATCTCGTCGTCCATTCGCCTGGCCAGGTGGAACTCGTCGAAGAGGTGCTGCCGGAGCTGCCGGCAGGTGGTGTCCTGTTGCAGACCGAAGCCACCGGGCTCTCGGCGGGAACCGAGCTGACGTTCGTGAAGGGCGACCATCCGGCTTTGCGCTCCAGTCTGGATCCGGAGTTGGGCCTGTTCGTGGCAACCGCGGACGGCGCCGGATATCCCGTGCGCAGGCTGGGCTACATGGAGGTTGCCCGGGTTGCCGAAACCCGTACGGATGCCTTCGCCGTGGGTGACCTGGTGGCGACGAGTTATGGGCATGCCACGGCGCATGTGGCCGATCCGCGCCGGGAGCACCTCGTCGCGCTGCCGCCAGACCTCGATCCGCTGCTCGGCGTGTATGTCGCGCACGTCGGGCCGATCTGCGCCAATGGTTTGCTGCACGCCGCCGCCGACGCAAATCGCGGTCCCGTCACCTCGCTGTCCGATGGCGTCGACGGGCGCCGGGTGCTAGTGACCGGTGCCGGGCTGATCGGCCTGTTGACCGCGCTTTTCGCTGCCGAGCACGGGGCCGCCGAGGTCGCTGTCGTCGACGCCGACCCACGTCGTCGCGAGATCGCGACCCGCCTTGGCCTGCTTGCGCTCGATGTCGAGCCGGACCCGGCGCTGACCTGCAAGACCCGGTGGCGGCACGGCCCGGGGGATCACGGTGCGGACGTCGTGTTTCAGTGCCGCGGCCGACCCGAAGCGTTGTCGATCGCACTCCGCGCAGTGCGTCCGCAGGGGACGGTCATCGATCTCGCTTTCTACACGGCGGCCGCGGATGTGGTCTGGCTCGGCGAAGAGTTCCACCACAATGGGCTGACCCTGCAATCGGCCCAGATCGGGCGAGTTCCGCGGGGTCTTTCGGCCACCTGGGACCGGCATCGCCTATCAACGGAGACCATTCGCCTGCTGCGACGACGTGGCAGCGATATCCGCAAACATCTGATCACCGACGTGCGTCCGCTCGACGAGGCGCCGGCGCTGTTGGGCGATATCGCCGCCCGCCGCGCGCATGTGCTGTCCGCGGTCTTCACCGTCCCCTGA